The Paenibacillus beijingensis nucleotide sequence GCCCGTCAAAAAGGGGCTACTAAAAAAGTAAATGTTGCAGACCGCTCATACAATGGACGGTTCGAACCAAAAAGCGTTCAACAGGGTCAAAACACCAAAAGAGAGCGCTTTCCTATAGCCTGTGCCGGAAGCGAGTCGGACGCCGAAAATACAGATCCGGGGCGGTTTTGCGCCTTCATTGGATGCCTAGCGGATTGTTTTGTAAAAAATTTGTGTTTCCTATTTTCAAATGGAATAACGTGGGAAGATCTAGTGCTAAGGAATGAGGGACACTCGGGAACGGGATTCCATAAATTGGTGTTAACTATACGATATTAATATGATTATCGTAATATTTGACGTTGCCTCATTAAAATTTCTTATCTATACGAATTATATGGATTGAATAGAATGTTTTTTTTATCATGATCCGATACGTTAGAACATACCAATAATGCTTTTTAGATTGCAAATTCAGGAGGGGATTCAATGTATCGGGTTGTTATCGTCGACGATGAGCCGATTATTTGCAACGGAATTCAAGCCTTCATTGATTGGGAGAAGGAAGGGGTGGCGGTAGAAGCCGTTTGTACCAACTCGGCAGCGGCTTTGACGGCAATGGAGAACCTTCCCGTCGATATTCTCATTACGGATATTCAAATGCCATTGATGAACGGCATAGAACTAATGAAGGAAGCATTCGTGCTTTACCCACGGCTAAAAGTAATCATGATCAGCAGCTACAGCGATTTCGAATATGTAAGGGAAGGCCTCAAGTTAGGCGCCGTCGATTACTTGCTGAAGTCGGCTTTGGAGCCGGCTGAGCTTCTTGCCGTCCTTCGCAGGTGTGTCTCCATGCTTGAAGAAGAACGTTCAAAGGAAGCTGAATTTCTCCAATATCAACATGAGGCTGTTTACAGAGAACGCAAATATGTCGAGCAAGAGATCAAAAGGCTGATCGTTCAGGAACAAGTTCCATATCCGCCAATCGATTGGGCCCCCTCTTGGCTGGAACAGTGTTATGCTAGTGTCTATTTCATACTGGATAGGGTCGAGGAGTTAAAAGAAACTCATGGCATTCAACATGTTCAATTACTGCTCGAGGATTTACAGAAGCTTTTTTATGAGCAGATGGACGAGGGAGCCGCCATGCTGTTGACTGAGAACAGCTTGTTTCTTCTCGTTCCGGTCAGCACTGGCGAAGTTCGCAGCGCCAATAAAGAACGCGATACTGCGTTTCAGGAACCGAAAGTGAATATCACCGAATGGAAGCGCTTGGCGGAAACGAAATTAGGTATTGGCCTGTCTGCCGGCTATACCGTCATGCAAGGAATAAGCGGCATTCCCAATGGAATGGCACGCAGCCGCATGGCCTGTCATCAAAGATTTTTCGAGGGATTGGGTCGTTTGTTTGTATGGGAGGAAACGGCGGAAAGATGCCGGTATCCGCTTTTTTTGGCAGAGAAAACAAAACAGTACGACTGGGAACCCTTCTTCAAAATCATCCGCAGCGGGGACCCCGTTTCAGCGGCGGTTGGCTACGCCCTTGAACGTTGGAAAGGCTTGTTTTTAACCCCGGAACAAATCAGGCAAGAAGCAATCGATCTTCTAACGGAGACTTGTGAACGACTATCCGCCGCCGCAACGCTTCTTCCAGAATGGCTGGAAAGGGTAAAGCGAGCCGAGACCCTGAAGCAGACCGCTTCGCTTATGACGGATATGCTGAATAAAATCAGTAATGCCGCAATCCCGAGCTTGCTCGATAAAGGAAGCGGAGGCGAAATCATTACAAGAGCTTTGGAATATATCGCCGATCATTATAAAGAGAATTTAACGCTGCAGAACGTTGCGGGTGCTGTTCACGTCAGTAAAAATTATTTCAGCCTCCTGTTTAAAAAACAAACGGGCCGAAATTTTATAGATTATTTGATCGATCTGCGAATTCGGGAAGCGAAGCGGCTCCTGGTGGAGGAGGACGGCCGAATCTATGATGTAGCCGAAACCGTCGGAATAAGTGATGTCAAATATTTCAGCAAGCTGTTTAAGAAATTGACGGGTTTAACACCGTTGGAATACAGGGAAAAGTACCGAGGACTAGAATCGCACAAAGGTATCCTGATCTAGCCAGATGAACATCCCGAAAAGCGATGAAGAACGAGGCTGGATCGGGGACGAGCGGATCCATATACTAGGCAGCAAGCTGGCGTCGGTCACTCAACCGGCGTCAGCTTGTTTAGTTTTCAATCCAGTCCCCGCGAGATGTCCGAATGGAGCGACTGCAGCTGTCCTCTGCATAAAATTTCTATGACTTGGAAAAATTGAACTAAGATTTACATCAAAGAAAGGGGATGACTTATGAAAGGAGCGCCGTTTCGTGAGACATCCGACAGCCCGCTTAAGTCAGAGCTTTCCGAAAACAAAATATGGCTGGAACAAGCTATCAAAAACTGTGGTGATGTTTCCGTTACTTCCTATCACTATGGTCCCGAACTGCAGTTTAAAGCACTTGTCGTTTATTTTGAGACTTTGGTTCAGAACCAGAAAATCAATTTATTGAAATCGGCTTTACAGGACCTTTCGGATCATAGTGTTGGACAGGCCGCGGATATCACCCCCGATGAAGTGATGCTCTATTTTGAACGGAAAGGCGTTTCGGCCCAGTCTGCCGCAACGATCGAAAGGACTGGACAAGCACTGGAAGCGATTCTTTCGGGCCAAGTGCTGGTTTTTTTCGACCGCTGGAATAAAGCGCTCCGTTTCGATGCCTTTTCGATCGAAGAGAGAACCGTATCCGAGCCGATTACTGAACCGGTTATAAAAGGCCCCCATAACTCCACGACTGAAAACCTGAAAAAAAACGCGGGGCTTCTTAGAGCAAGATTGAAAACGGCGGATTTTAAACTTGAGTTTGTGCAAACAAAAGGGAAGACAAATACAGAATTTGTGTTTGGATATGTTGAAGGAGTCGTTGATTCCGAAACGCTATGCGAGTTTAGAAAAAGGATTGCTCCGCTCAAAGAGCAAGAGGTGCTTGGTATTTCCTACATCGAGCAGCAGTTGGAAGACGCGGTTTATTCCCCTTTTCCGCAGGTTCGGTGGACGGAACGTCCGGATACGGCGGTTGCCGCTCTCTTGCAAGGCAAAATTATCGCCATGGTTTCCGGTTTTCCGGCGATTCTCATTTGTCCCGGATTATTTACGGAATTTCTTCAATCTCCGGAAGATTATTACGAAAGGACCGTATTTTCTTCTTTAACAAGGATGCTGAGACTCATTGCTTTTGTCATTTCCCTTATGCTGCCCAGCATCTACATTGCGCTGACTACCTTTCATCCGGAATTGATTCCAAGCATCCTGCTGCTCTCGATTTTAAATTCGCGGGAAGGGATTCCATTCCCGTCTCTTGTGGAGGCGGTGCTGATGGAGTTTTTCTTCGAGCTGCTCCGGGAGGCGGGTGTCCGCCTGCCGCGTCCTACAGGCAGTGCAGTAAGCATTGTCGGGGCGCTGGTTATCGGGGAAGCTGCTATTAATGCCGGCATCGCTTCTCCGATCATGGTCGTCGTAGTGGCGTTAACGGGAATCGCATCTTTCTCGCTGCCCCAGTACAGTATCGGAGTTGCATTCCGGATACTTCGTTTTCCGATGATGGTGCTTGCTGCCACAATGGGGGGATTCGGAATCATGATCGGTTCACTGCTTATTCTTGTTCACCTGATGAGTTTGCGCGCACTAGGTCAGCCGTATATGTCGCCGATAGGTCCGTTGCGTCTGCGGGAATGGCGCGATGTCATTATTCGCGCGCCTTCCAATCTGCGGCAGCGGCAGCCCGACAAATAATCCGCAGAAAGAAGGACGTATTGTGGGAAGAGTCATCATCATGATTGTCCTATTCCTGATGCTG carries:
- a CDS encoding response regulator, which gives rise to MYRVVIVDDEPIICNGIQAFIDWEKEGVAVEAVCTNSAAALTAMENLPVDILITDIQMPLMNGIELMKEAFVLYPRLKVIMISSYSDFEYVREGLKLGAVDYLLKSALEPAELLAVLRRCVSMLEEERSKEAEFLQYQHEAVYRERKYVEQEIKRLIVQEQVPYPPIDWAPSWLEQCYASVYFILDRVEELKETHGIQHVQLLLEDLQKLFYEQMDEGAAMLLTENSLFLLVPVSTGEVRSANKERDTAFQEPKVNITEWKRLAETKLGIGLSAGYTVMQGISGIPNGMARSRMACHQRFFEGLGRLFVWEETAERCRYPLFLAEKTKQYDWEPFFKIIRSGDPVSAAVGYALERWKGLFLTPEQIRQEAIDLLTETCERLSAAATLLPEWLERVKRAETLKQTASLMTDMLNKISNAAIPSLLDKGSGGEIITRALEYIADHYKENLTLQNVAGAVHVSKNYFSLLFKKQTGRNFIDYLIDLRIREAKRLLVEEDGRIYDVAETVGISDVKYFSKLFKKLTGLTPLEYREKYRGLESHKGILI
- a CDS encoding spore germination protein; this encodes MKGAPFRETSDSPLKSELSENKIWLEQAIKNCGDVSVTSYHYGPELQFKALVVYFETLVQNQKINLLKSALQDLSDHSVGQAADITPDEVMLYFERKGVSAQSAATIERTGQALEAILSGQVLVFFDRWNKALRFDAFSIEERTVSEPITEPVIKGPHNSTTENLKKNAGLLRARLKTADFKLEFVQTKGKTNTEFVFGYVEGVVDSETLCEFRKRIAPLKEQEVLGISYIEQQLEDAVYSPFPQVRWTERPDTAVAALLQGKIIAMVSGFPAILICPGLFTEFLQSPEDYYERTVFSSLTRMLRLIAFVISLMLPSIYIALTTFHPELIPSILLLSILNSREGIPFPSLVEAVLMEFFFELLREAGVRLPRPTGSAVSIVGALVIGEAAINAGIASPIMVVVVALTGIASFSLPQYSIGVAFRILRFPMMVLAATMGGFGIMIGSLLILVHLMSLRALGQPYMSPIGPLRLREWRDVIIRAPSNLRQRQPDK